TAGTGCTGATTACATCCTTACCACTGGGCTGGTGGCCAACATATTCCTGTGGGGTGGAGGAGTAAACATACGAAAATATAACCGGAACTTCATAGAAGACAGAAACTACTGTGAATATGTTAAAAAGGCCAAAATGTTATGTAAAAAATTCAAAGACCAGATCTTGGTACCCACAGATCTAGCGGTATGTAAGGATGATAAACGATTAGAATATCCTGTGGGCAAACTTCCCAACCTGCCTATATTTGATCTGGGTACTGAAACTACCACTGAATACGCACGTGTCATTAGAAATGCACGGACCATATTCGCCAATGGTCCCGCGGGGGTTTTTGAAAAAGAAGGATTCAACCAGGGTACCGAGGATATACTAAATGCAATCTCCTCATCTGCAGGGTTCTCCATTATTGGTGGTGGACACCTGGCAGCTGCTGCCAATAAAATGGGCCTATCTGGAATCAGCCACATAAGCAGTGGAGGCGGAGCTTCTATCAGTCTTATTGCGGGGGAAAGGCTGCCTGCAGTGGAAGTGCTCAGGGAAAAGATTGAATAGTAGAGTACTAATAGGTAGAGTACTAATAGGTAGAGTATGAAAGGTTAGCACTGTAACTTTTAACAATGATATTCCATACCTTGTGTGTTAACATAATCTTATGATTTAATAAAAATTTGAATTAATTTATTTAAAATTTAATCATTTCACCTGAATTTCATTGATTTCACCCAAAAATTAAATCAAGTTTAAATACTTGGATTAACCATAGTAAGAATTCCCCTCTTAAACATTTGAAAAATAGTTAAGACCAGATTTAAGTCAATAGGTCTCCACCCAAAACTATATAAGGCAATATCTCAAAAGTTAAAATGCCTCGGTAGCTCAGTCTGGTGGAGCGCGAGACTTGTAATCTCGTGGTCGCGGGTTCAATTCCCGTCCGGGGCTCTAGACTGATGGTTAAATAAGAATAACATAGTTTAGATGTAGGTCTGATAAAAATAATTGGATTTAAAGTAATGTGGGACCATAGGGTAGCTTGGTCGATCCTTTGGGCTTTGGGAGCCTGAGACTCCGGTTCAAATCCGGGTGGTCCCATTTTTAGATCATTAAATGATCCTCAAATAAATCTGAAACTTTATCCCGCCTTAGCTCAATTTGGCAGAGCGTCGGACTGTAGATCCGAATGTTGCTGGTTCAAGTCCGGCAGGCGGGACTTAAATATCTACCAATCAATGGAAACTGTTGATGGTATCTTCAATCAAGATGAAGGTGACCAGTCACTTTATCCTCTAGATATTTACCCAAACCTTTATATGTAATCAACAGAAAGGAAAAGTATATAAGGAAGCATAACATAAACCACTATACTCTAGTTCTGCTAAAGTATTTGCCTTGGTGGTGTAGGGGCTATCATGCGGGCCTGTCGAGCCCGCGACTCGGGTTCAATTCCCGGCCAAGGCGTTTTAGAGGGCCCGTAGCTCAGTCTGGGAGAGCGCCTGGCTTTTAACCAGGTGGCCGCGGGTTCAACTCCCGTCGGGCCCGTTCTAATTTTTAATGGAGGATTAAATGGTGAAGAAGGATATCTTAAAACACGAACTGGTTCCAGATCATGTTGTTTTGTCGAAATCTGATGTTAAGAAAGTATTGAAAAAATTGGATATCCATCCCGAACAGCTACCCAAAATAAAGGCTGATGATCCGGTTGTTAAAGCTATAGAAGCTAAGCCGGGGGATATTCTCAAAATAACTAGAAAGAGTCAG
This is a stretch of genomic DNA from Methanobacterium formicicum DSM 3637. It encodes these proteins:
- a CDS encoding DNA-directed RNA polymerase subunit H — its product is MVKKDILKHELVPDHVVLSKSDVKKVLKKLDIHPEQLPKIKADDPVVKAIEAKPGDILKITRKSQTAGKFETYRLVLD